AAGGGCCAGGAACGAGTGGCTTCAAGCGTTGGATAGAATCGACTCCCTCCATCCGAAAGCAGTCGTGGCTGGACATGGCGTGCTTGATCCCGACAGCTCGCCGCGTCACATCGAGGAAACCCGACGCTACATCCACGACTTCAACGCTTGCCTGCCAACTACATCGACGCCGCTGGAGCTTTACGAGAGGCTGCTCTCATTGCATCCGAACCGGGTCAATCCGGGGTCGCTCTGGGCGGCTGCAAAAGCTGCGAAACCATCCTAGGGCACGATTAAGTGAACGGTGGCCATCATGAGGCGAACGCGACCACCGATCGAAGACTAATCGTACCGAGGCACGCCTATGTCGCTCACCCAACTCGTCCTCGATGGGCCCCTGGCCGTCCTCAGTCTCGTTCGCGCGGGTGGCAATCGGATCAGCTTCGAGATGCGCTGTCTTGGAGACATGCCGAAGACGAATTTTCCCTCCCCGTATTGCTCACACAATCCAGCCCCGCCGAAGGGGAGGCCGATGGGTTCGTGCGCGTCGCGCGTTCTATATCCGTTGGCATGTCTGACGATGGCGGCCTGCGGAAACTATGGCGCTCTCGCCGTTGGCTCACTTGCGAAGGCTGATCCCCCATCGCGTGTCGATCAGTCGGTTCTGATCCCGGCTAGCCGATTCACCGCGCTCCACAACCTCGACTTTCGGTCCTGAGCGCGCTCCTCGATCGTTTCCAGCTCGCGAGGCGAGGAGGCCGCTTGTTCCGCTTATCCGCGTTCGTAACTTCACGCGAGCAGGGAGACGGGCATTTCGCTATCTCGTTGAATCGGATTGCCCAACAATTGGTTGAAGCCGGTCGGGCAGCACAAGATTCGGATTGAGTTGGTCAACGCCAACCACCAAATCTTCCCCGGACAGGCCAGGACAGTGACGTTCACATTGCCAGTCGCCGTGGCTCACGAGCACTGAAGTTCGTTCGTGGTAGTTTGAGTGAACAGGCATCTCGATCCGGAGTACGCGTAGCGGGACTCCTGGGCCAGTCGGGACGTCAGGGGTTGGTGTTCCCCAGGCTGGGATTCCTGGGGTAAGCTGGCGGGCGTCAGCCTCGTATTTGGACGCGAGGCAGTCAGGTAAGCAGCCGTCCCCGAGACGGAATTCTAGTTCGGCGAAAGGGAGGGAAGTTGCATGGCCGCTAACGAATCGATCCTCGTAACCGGGGCAGCCGGTCAACTCGGGGCGGTCGGGCGAACCGTGACCGGCCTGCTCCTCGATCGCGGGCTTCCGGTTCGCGCCATGGTCCGCCGCGAGGACGACCGGGCTGCGGCCTTGCGGACCGCTGGCGCCGAGGTGGTGGTCGGAGACCTACTCGAACCGGCCGATGTCTATCGGGTCGTCAACGGATGTCGGCGGGTCTACTTCGGCATGTCCGTGTCCGCCGGGTACCTGGAGGCGAGCGTGACTATGGCGGCGGTCGCCCGGGAAGTCGGGGTGAACGCCCTGGTCAACATGTCCCAGATGACCGTCTCCCAGATGAGCATCCAGAACACCACCCCGAGCCCTCAGCAGCGGCAGCACTGGCTCAGCGAGCAGGCGCTCGCGTGGTCCGGCCTGCCGGTCGTCACCATCCGGCCGACGGTCTTCCTGGAGGGCTTCTTCCTCCCCCTCACCGGTCCGGCCGTCCGCAACCGAGGCCGCATCGAATTGCCGTTCGGGCGGGGCAAGACCTCTCCGGTTGCCGCGGCTGATGTCGCTCGGGTAGTCGCTGCCGTCCTCGCCGACCCTGGGCCGCACCTGGGCCGGATATACGAACTCACCGGTCCGCGGTCGCAGGACATGCACGGGGTCGCCCGGGAATACTCGGAGGCGCTGAACCGTGAGGTCACGTACGCGGACATTCCCCCCGAGGATTGGGAACGGGAGCTGAAAAGGGCTAAGTTGCCGGAGCACCTGACCCGGCATCTGGTGACGCTGGCCGAGCTACACCGGGCGGATCGGTTTGACCGGATGACGGACGGCGTGGAGCGGGTGACCGGCCGGCCGGCGATGAGCGTCCGGGAATTTGTGTCGCTTCACGCGGATGAGTTTGGCGGCCGTCGATCTTAAAGGTCCGCCACGCCGAACAAGCGCTTGCACCTGACCGCCTCCAGCCTACGCTCGTCCCTCGCTCCGGCTTCCGGCAGCAGGTGAAGCGTGGCGTGGGGCAGACAGGGTGCGACGACGATGACGATACAAACGGTCGGCCTCAGGTCTTGGGGAAGTATCGGCTTGGAACTTGTCACGCGTGGCTGTGGATCAGGATGAGCCGTCTCCCCGAGCTTGCCACCGAGCTGGTCCATTCCGGAGTCGATGTGATCGTCACGTCGACCAACCCAAGGAATCGTACATCTACCCGGCCAAGGCGTTCTCGCCCGGCGGTGCCCTGGAGATCCAGTTGGTCCAGGAAGGCCGGGAGGAGAGACCGGAGATCGAAAAGCTGCCTCGCGAGCTGCAGGAGCGCCTGTGGGCGGAGATCGCGCCGACCTCCAGCGATCCGAAGGATGGCTGAATGGGTCGACGCTGGCCAGGCAACGAATCAGGCTTAAAAGCGATATTCGAAGGAGAAATTGACCCAGTCGAGCCCGCCATTGAGGCCGCTCGGAAGGGAGCCGAAGTAACGGTAATACGTGAGGTGGACGCTGAACGGGACCCGCGTAAGGTGCACACCGAGGAGCCCTTGCTTTGCTCCGGGATAAGAATCCAGGGCGGGATGGGTTCCTCCGTTCTCGGTCGGGCCCCCCTCGGCCGGCGCCAGGTAGGTGATCCAGGCGTAGCGTCCAGTCAGGTTGAAATAGAAGCGCCAGCCCTTCAGGTTCGTCAACGGTTTCTCCGGGTCGAAGTAGACCGGGTCGAGGACCATGCCGATCCCTGCCGGATCGGGGTTCTTGGTGAACCCCATCGGCAGGCCCCATCCGAACCGGAACTCGACCTCGCCGTTCAGGCGCGTGGTCAGATTCCCGACGGCTGCCTCGCTGCCGAGAGCCAGGTCGGTGGCGAACCGTCCCGGCAGATACGCCGCCTCCTCGACCACGTAGAGCTTGTGGCGGTATTCATAATTCAGGTTCACCAGCGTCTTGTTCGAGAGCTGGTTCGCCCACCCCTCGGGCGTCTCTCCGAACCCGAGGTCCTCGTGGACGAACTTCTGGACATGCTCCGCCTGCGAGCAGGGACCCATGCACCCCAGGTAGAGCTGCATCGCACCCAATCTCTTGTTGTCGTAAGACGACCAGGTGCCGCTCGCGCCGAGGATTCCCGCCCACGGCGTATCGTTCGGTTGGGGAGCGGCGATGCTGATGTCCTCCGGCGTCAGGATGATCTGGCTGAGCGCGAACGCCCAGCGGGCGACGCGGCGGCCCTGACCGTCGTCGCCCAGGCCGGGCAACTTGCCGATCCAGCCGGCAAAGGCGGGATTCCATCGATCCATCACCCGCGAATGAACCTGAAAGCTCCAACCTGCCGTGAACGCGTCGTCGGATCCGAGGAAAGTGTCGTTGTCGAACTCGAAGCGGAACAGCTTGAGGTCCCAGGGCGATTTCGGCTGCCGGTCGCCCGCGGTGAGGGCCGTGGAGAGTCCGCAGAACGCCACGATCGCAACCGCCCGCGCCAGGGACCGACGGGAGCGGACGACCGCGGAGAGGATTGCGGGCGCGCTCCCAGCGGAAGCCCTGCGTTCGGTGGTGGAATCGTAGTTCATCGTTCGTCGCTATCTCGGCGGATGATCACACTTGATGCTGGCCGTCGTCAAGAGCCGATAGAGTCCAGGCAGGCAGGCGCCCTATGAGATCCGCCCCGTCCCCTACCCCGTTCCACCACCCGCCAGCGGCGGCGAAGTTGACGGATTAGCTCTTACCGGACCTATAATCTCAGCTTGAACTTCCTCATCGCGGCCGAGCAACACGGCATCGTCCTGCAAATGGAGAATCGATTCGGCGAGCTGCTGGCGACGCTCATCGACACCTAAGGCGAGACGACTGTCACGGTGGCGTTCGGTCGACAGGAGTTCCGTATTGGCCGCCAAGAGCAAAGCGTCGAGTGGATGGGCCGACGGACTCGATATGCTGTTGCTGGGCGGCGGATATCGTTCGGTGTGAGAAAGGCGAGATCGAGAGGGCATCGTGAGCACGATTGATTGTCCACCGATCGAGCCGGCGCGCACGTCGCGTGTGCTCGTCGCGGCCACCGCCCGGTCCCCCACCCCGTTCCCAGGTTGACGGAATACACCGCGCCGGCTTTTCCTCTACTACCCCAGTCGACGGCAACTGGGAGTCGCGCTCTCGGCGCTCATCGAGGCCCTGCGATTGAGGTAACCGAGTCAGGGCGCAGGATCAGACGGCCTGCCTCGTACCATGAAGCCGAGTGTGCATGTTGTGGCGATTGGCAAAAGCAATTTGCCAGCTCGGCTAGCTGCGCATCGCCACATGGTGACTACGTCTCAAGCAGTGTATCGAGCTCCGCGGGCCACCGATGCTCAAAGTCGCCGTCACTTTGGAGTCCGCGCTTTAATAGAGCTTGGATTCGCTGTTGCGTTTCAGTCCATGTCAGGGCTGCCTGAAAGGAGTTGAGGGCGTCGAGGAGCCGGTCGGCGGATGGCAACGAGACCTGGTTAACGAGGTTCTTGGCCGCCGCGATAGCACCCCGGTCGAAGGAAGCAATCCGGCGAGCGAGCGCGTCGACGAAGCTGTCCAGCTCCGCGTCCGGAAATGCCCGGTTGACGTATCCGTATCGTTCCGCAGTCTCGCCGTCGAAGTCGTTCGCGCCGAGAACGATTTCCAGCGCCCGGCCGCGACCGACGAGATGTGGGAGGCGTTCCGTACCCCCGCCGCCGGGATGCAATCCCACCCCCACTTCGGGTTGGCCCAGACGCGTGTTCTCGCGCGACGCAAAGCGCATGTCGCAGGCGAGGACGAACTCGCTGCTCACGCCCCGGACGCAGCCTCGGATCTTCGCGATGCTGACCACCGGCGACTTGGTGAGGCGGACGAACGTATCCATCAGAATCGGGAGGCCGGAAGGCCCGACAGCTGTGGTGATGTTCCCCGTCTTGCCGGTCAAATCAAAGTGGGCAAGGTAGAAGTCAGGATTCGCGCTCTCGAATACAACGACACGCAGGCTCGGGGTGGCATCCATTCGAGCGAGGAGATCCTGGAGCCCTTCGAATATGGTGGCGTCTACAATGTTGAAAGGCGGGTTTTCGAACAGAACCCTCCAGTACGCAGACGTTTCCTCGATGACCCGCACATGCACCGCTGATTCAGGCATGACTCGAGCTCCTTTTTTCTTATAACGCCGCGACGCCAAGCTCGTCAACCGCGATCCCTACGCGACCGTGGCGCGGGCCTGAACGGCCTTTGCGGCGGTCCGGATCACGTCAGTCACCAGGTCGGGCTTGGAGAGCATAGGGACGTGGCTGCTCGCGACCTCAGTCACTTTGGCGCCCATGCGCTTGGAGACGAAGCGTTGCAGCTCGGGGTGCACGGTCCGGTCTTGCGTGGCTACGATGTACCAGCTCGGCTTCGACTTCCACGCAGTACCGTCGACCTTCTGATTGAACAAGTCCACGTCTGGTGCATAATGCGTCGCCCACGTAATCTTCTGCTCAGGCTCCGGCAGGTCTCCCGCAAATGCGCGGACGCCCTGCGGCTTCATCCAAACGCGCCCGTCCGCTACTTCGATGTGGGAGAAAACGTCGGTGACGGGGAATTTCGCCTGCTGGCTCTGCGATGTCTCGTCCGCGTCCGGGGCGAGTGCAGCAATGTAGATCAGGGCGGCGACGCGGTCGTCGGTTCCAGCC
The Candidatus Dormiibacterota bacterium DNA segment above includes these coding regions:
- a CDS encoding lipid A deacylase LpxR family protein, with the translated sequence MNYDSTTERRASAGSAPAILSAVVRSRRSLARAVAIVAFCGLSTALTAGDRQPKSPWDLKLFRFEFDNDTFLGSDDAFTAGWSFQVHSRVMDRWNPAFAGWIGKLPGLGDDGQGRRVARWAFALSQIILTPEDISIAAPQPNDTPWAGILGASGTWSSYDNKRLGAMQLYLGCMGPCSQAEHVQKFVHEDLGFGETPEGWANQLSNKTLVNLNYEYRHKLYVVEEAAYLPGRFATDLALGSEAAVGNLTTRLNGEVEFRFGWGLPMGFTKNPDPAGIGMVLDPVYFDPEKPLTNLKGWRFYFNLTGRYAWITYLAPAEGGPTENGGTHPALDSYPGAKQGLLGVHLTRVPFSVHLTYYRYFGSLPSGLNGGLDWVNFSFEYRF
- a CDS encoding NAD(P)H-binding protein, whose amino-acid sequence is MAANESILVTGAAGQLGAVGRTVTGLLLDRGLPVRAMVRREDDRAAALRTAGAEVVVGDLLEPADVYRVVNGCRRVYFGMSVSAGYLEASVTMAAVAREVGVNALVNMSQMTVSQMSIQNTTPSPQQRQHWLSEQALAWSGLPVVTIRPTVFLEGFFLPLTGPAVRNRGRIELPFGRGKTSPVAAADVARVVAAVLADPGPHLGRIYELTGPRSQDMHGVAREYSEALNREVTYADIPPEDWERELKRAKLPEHLTRHLVTLAELHRADRFDRMTDGVERVTGRPAMSVREFVSLHADEFGGRRS
- a CDS encoding alpha/beta hydrolase yields the protein MTQPKPSIVFCHGIWADGSCFNKVIPTLQADGYQVVAAQYGLDTLAGDVATVKRTLGRVSRPAILVGHSYGGSVITAAGTDDRVAALIYIAALAPDADETSQSQQAKFPVTDVFSHIEVADGRVWMKPQGVRAFAGDLPEPEQKITWATHYAPDVDLFNQKVDGTAWKSKPSWYIVATQDRTVHPELQRFVSKRMGAKVTEVASSHVPMLSKPDLVTDVIRTAAKAVQARATVA
- a CDS encoding enoyl-CoA hydratase/isomerase family protein — protein: MPESAVHVRVIEETSAYWRVLFENPPFNIVDATIFEGLQDLLARMDATPSLRVVVFESANPDFYLAHFDLTGKTGNITTAVGPSGLPILMDTFVRLTKSPVVSIAKIRGCVRGVSSEFVLACDMRFASRENTRLGQPEVGVGLHPGGGGTERLPHLVGRGRALEIVLGANDFDGETAERYGYVNRAFPDAELDSFVDALARRIASFDRGAIAAAKNLVNQVSLPSADRLLDALNSFQAALTWTETQQRIQALLKRGLQSDGDFEHRWPAELDTLLET